The DNA segment CAAGATGACGGCGAACGCGCTGGTCATCCTGGTCGCGGCGGTGTGCTCGCTCGTCCTCGTCGTCGAATGGGCGCTCGGCGTGCCGATCGCCGGTTCGCTCCTGCTCTTCGTGTCGGGAACGGCGATCTATGCCTTCGCTGTGGCGGCACTCGGCATCCTGCTCGGCACGCTGGCGACGACGATGGGCCAGTTCGGCCTGCTCGCCATCCCGGTCTTCGTGGTCACGCAACTTCTCTCGGGCGCAACGACGCCGATGGAGAGCATGCCGATCTGGCTGCAATGGATCATGTGGATCTTCTCGCCGACGCCACATTTCGTCGCCTTCTCGCAAGGCGTGCTCTATCGCGGCGCCGGGCTCGACGTGGTCTGGCCCGAGATAACCAAGATCGTCGCGATCGGCGCCGCCTATTTCATTTTCGCGCTTGCCCGCTTCCGAAAGGTCATCTTCGCGTGAATCCGCTCGCGCCGTGGCGTGGACGCAAGTCGGGATCTCGGACGGATCGCGGCTGCTCTTGCGGAAGCCCGCTGGCGGAAGGTGCCGGCAAGCCAATGCTGGCGTCGACCAAGCGCTAGAGCATCGGACCGAAAAGTGGAATCCATTTTTCGGTCCGATGCTCCGACAATGAGATAGATCATCGTTACCGCGTCCGGTAGGACGCGCGATGATCTAAGCAGTGATCTGATCCGCGAAAATGGACCGACCGCGCTCGCCGGCGAAGTACTGCCTGAGCCATGGGTCTTCGTTCCTCAGCAGGTCTTCCAGCGTCCCGATGGCGATCACCTTGCCGCGCGCGATGGCCGCGATCCTGTCGCAGGTCGCGTGAAGGCTGCTCAGATCATGGGTGATCATCATCACCGTCAGGTTCAGGCTCGCCCTGAGGGTCAGCAGGAGCTGATCGAAGGCATCGGCCGCGATCGGATCGAGCCCCGAGGTCGGCTCGTCGAGAAACAGGATCTCGGGATCGAGAGCCAGCGCCCGCGCCAGGGCCGCCCGCTTGGTCATGCCGCCCGAGAGTTCCGCCGGATATTTTTCCGCTGCATCGAGCGGCAATCCGACCATCCCGAGCTTCAGCATCGCCATCTCGGTCAACAGGCCCGGCGACAGATGCAGAAGCTCGCGCATCGGGAGCTGGATGTTCTCGGCGATCGTCAACGAGGAGAACAGGGCGCCGTGCTGGAACATCACGCCGCAGCGTTGTTCGAGTGCCGATCTCTCCGTTGCCCGAAGCTCGTCGAGATTCCGGCCGAAAAGCTCGATGACGCCGCTCCGCTTGGGCAGGAGACCCAGGATGGCGCGCGCCAGGACGGACTTGCCCGAGCCGGAGGCGCCGATCACGCCGAGAATCTCGCCGCGCCTGATGTCGAGGTCGAGATGGTCCAGCACCGTCTTGTCGCCGAATGCGACCTTGAGGTCGCGGACGCGGACGGCGATTTCGCCGCCATCCCGCGTCGTTTCCCGTTCGGTTGAAGCCATGGCCGGCTCCCCAGCTGCAAGGCCAAGTCTCGCCGAGGGCGGGCCGCCGGCGGGCCAGCCGTTTCGGCCAGCCTATTGCGCGAGGAAAAGCGGCACGGGAGCGCTGTCGAGCAGATCCGCTGTGACGCCGCCCAGCACCCATTCCCGGAAGCGTGAATGGCCATAGGCCCCGGCGACGATCAGATCCGCCGATATTCGCCGCGCCTCGGCGAGAAGAGCGTCGCTCGCGGATGTCTGCGTGTCGAGGATGGTTGCGGTGGCCTCGACACCGTGCCGGGCGAGATGGGCGCTGATGTCGGCCAGGGCTTCGGCGCCGCCCATCCGGCCATGGGCTTCCTCCCTGACCGTGACGAGATGAACCTGCGTCGCCTGCGCGATCAGGGGCAGGGCCTCGGCCACGGCGCGGGCGCTCTGGCGCGTATCGGTCCAGCCGATCAGCACGGTCTTGATCGGAGAACGCAGCGCGGCCTTGGGCGGCAGGAGGTAGAGCCCTCTGCCTCCATCGAACATCACGTTCTCGATCAGGGGCCGCCAGTGGCTGTGAGCGTCGTCGCGCGGGCAGGTCGCGATGAAGAGGTCGTTCCAGCGGGCTTCGGTGGCGACGGCCCGTTCGAGGATGCCGGGGAACGCGTCCAGGCGGCGCAACTCATGGGGAGGGCCGAGGCGCGCCAGCCGTTGCCGCAGCCGCTTCTCGGCGGCGTCCCCTTCCTCGGTCGCGGAATCGACCAGCTGGCCGATCGCGGAGATGCCGAAATCGCCGGCGAAAAGCGCGGGGTCGGGCAGCGGATTGGTGAAGATCCCGGTGATCCGCGCCCCATGGCGCTCCGCGAGCGCTTCGGCGTGGGCCAGGCGAACCTCGTCTTCCGGTGAGCCATCGAGATGGACCGCGATGTCGCGATAGGCCGCGCCACGAACGGCCTGTGCCGTCGTCACGGTGCTCGAAGAGGGTTTGATGACGTTCATGCCGACCTCCGTATCGATGGCTGTTCCTGCTGCGCCATCGAGCGACGAAAGCTCGTCGGCCACATTGATTTTCATCAAACAGGCGCAGGTTTCGGGCCATTTTGCGTTGAATCAAATGCAACGGCGCGAATTCCCGGCAGGCTGAAGCCATCTCAACCATCTCGGAGAAGGATCATGTCGTCAGCGCTTCAACCCGATGTGCGATCCACGCCCGGAACCAAGCGGGCGGGCGGGTCCAAGATGATGTGCGCGGCGGTGTTCGCGGAGCCCGGCCGCATCGAGCTCGAGGACAAGCCGATCCCGGATGTCGGCCCGCTCGATGCGCTGTTGCGCATCACCACCACCACGATCTGCGGCACCGACATCCATATCCTGAAGGGTGAGTATCCGGTGGCGCGCGGCCTCACCATCGGCCACGAGCCGGTCGGCGTGATCGAGAAGCTCGGATCGGAGGTGAAGGGCTTTCGCGAGGGGCAGCGCGTGATCGCGGGCGCCATCACGCCCTCGGGCCACAGCGCCGCCTGCCTGTGCGGCTGCGCCTCGCAGGACGGCCCCGGCGAGCGCCACGGCTTCAAGGCGATGGGCGGCTGGCGCTTCGGCAACACCATCGACGGCGCACAGGCCGAATATCTGCTGGTGCCGGACGCCATGGTCAATCTCGCGCATGTGCCCTCCGGGCTGACGGACGAGCAGGTGCTGATGTGCCCCGACATCATGTCGACCGGCTTCTCGGGGGCCGAGAGCGGCGGGGTCAGGATCGGCGACAGCGTCGCGGTGTTCGCGCAGGGGCCGATCGGCTTATGCGCCACCGCCGGCGCCCGGCTGATGGGCGCGACGCGCATCATCGCGGTCGAGAGCATTCCCGAGCGGCAGGCCATGGCGCGCCGGCTCGGCGCCGACGAGATCGTCGATTTCTCGAAGGGCGATCCGGTCGAGGAGATCATGCGCCTGACGGATGGGCGCGGTGTCGACGTCGCGATCGAGGCGCTCGGACGGCAGGAGACCTTCGCCGCAGCGTTGCGCGTGCTGCGTCCGGGCGGAACGCTGTCTTCGCTCGGCGTCTATTCGGGCGACCTGACGATCCCGCTCGGCGCCTTCGCGGCGGGGCTCGGCGACCACCGCATCGTCACCACGCTCTGCCCCGGCGGCAAGGAGCGGATGCGGCGCCTGATCGATGTCGTCGCCGCCGGC comes from the Bosea sp. (in: a-proteobacteria) genome and includes:
- a CDS encoding NAD(P)-dependent alcohol dehydrogenase encodes the protein MCAAVFAEPGRIELEDKPIPDVGPLDALLRITTTTICGTDIHILKGEYPVARGLTIGHEPVGVIEKLGSEVKGFREGQRVIAGAITPSGHSAACLCGCASQDGPGERHGFKAMGGWRFGNTIDGAQAEYLLVPDAMVNLAHVPSGLTDEQVLMCPDIMSTGFSGAESGGVRIGDSVAVFAQGPIGLCATAGARLMGATRIIAVESIPERQAMARRLGADEIVDFSKGDPVEEIMRLTDGRGVDVAIEALGRQETFAAALRVLRPGGTLSSLGVYSGDLTIPLGAFAAGLGDHRIVTTLCPGGKERMRRLIDVVAAGRVDLGPLVTHRFPLEAIKDAYELFSHQRDGVLKVAITP
- a CDS encoding universal stress protein; translation: MNVIKPSSSTVTTAQAVRGAAYRDIAVHLDGSPEDEVRLAHAEALAERHGARITGIFTNPLPDPALFAGDFGISAIGQLVDSATEEGDAAEKRLRQRLARLGPPHELRRLDAFPGILERAVATEARWNDLFIATCPRDDAHSHWRPLIENVMFDGGRGLYLLPPKAALRSPIKTVLIGWTDTRQSARAVAEALPLIAQATQVHLVTVREEAHGRMGGAEALADISAHLARHGVEATATILDTQTSASDALLAEARRISADLIVAGAYGHSRFREWVLGGVTADLLDSAPVPLFLAQ
- a CDS encoding ABC transporter ATP-binding protein; translated protein: MASTERETTRDGGEIAVRVRDLKVAFGDKTVLDHLDLDIRRGEILGVIGASGSGKSVLARAILGLLPKRSGVIELFGRNLDELRATERSALEQRCGVMFQHGALFSSLTIAENIQLPMRELLHLSPGLLTEMAMLKLGMVGLPLDAAEKYPAELSGGMTKRAALARALALDPEILFLDEPTSGLDPIAADAFDQLLLTLRASLNLTVMMITHDLSSLHATCDRIAAIARGKVIAIGTLEDLLRNEDPWLRQYFAGERGRSIFADQITA